In Candidatus Methanomethylophilaceae archaeon, the DNA window ATATGCGACAAAGCACGCCGCGAAATCGAGGAATACGAGCTGAAGAGATTGGCTGGCGACGGCGAGGACTACTTCGTTCTGGAATGCCTGGGCGAGACGAGGATGGATCCGGACGAGCTGAATGGACTCGTCCGCAGAAGGGATCCCCATGCGATTAGATTCTTCGGCCTGGAAGGCATGAAGGATGGCGATCTGGAGAAATGGGATTCCGCCGAAGCGGGAAGGATCCCTTTGGTCAAGGAATTCGCCGAGAATTTCACGCCGAAGAATCCGTTCGAATGCGGATATACCTTGGAAGTATGGCTTCCTGACGACGCCGTCCCGGACGATGAGGAGATCGAGGAGTATCTGAGGGATATCATGTCCGCGGGCGATGCAGACCTTGCCGAAGAGGTGGTTCTGGAGCAGAGCGAGAACTACTCCGGCGACCTTCTGAAAAAGTCGCTCGAAATCGCCGAGGAGACCGGATGCCACGAGTTCATCAGCAGAAACGGGCCATGAGCTGTTATCCATAACCATTTTCCGCAGCGGTATCGGGCCGTCTTCCGGTTCCGATCGATGGGCGAGGGGGCCCTCGATGCGACATGTCATGGAGGGCCCAGAAGGGATCGGGAGTAAGCCCCGAATCATCAGGTTTTATTGAACTTGCTTTTGGGCTGGCCGCAGCGGGGGCATCTCCAGTTATCCGGAAGATCTTCGAAGGCTATGCCGCCGTTCTCCGCAGGGTCGTAGACATGTCCGCACACAGAGCATACGTATTTCCCTGAGCCTTTCTTCTCAGAGAAATCGACCTCGGCCAGAACAGTCTCGACGGGATTGCCAAGATCAATGACGCGTTTGGACTCCAGATTCTCATATCCCTGAGGGGTGTGCGTTCCCATGTATACCGTCGGATGGGCGCCGACGAACTCGCGCACCCTGTCCAGAGTCTCTCTGGCTGCCTGAAGGTCCTCGAACACTGCCGAGAGCCTGTTCTCATACAATGCTTCGTCGACGTATGTTATGTCGCCTTCGAACATGTAGAACAGACCGTCATTCTCGGCGATTATCAGGCTGTTGCCGTCGGTGTGTCCTTTCGCCTTGATGTAGTATATGCCCTCAATGATCTTCTGGCATTCGGGGAAGTTGTAATAGGCTCCATCGGTGAAATCCACGGGTATGATATTCGGTATGCCACGGAGCTCCGGCGAACCGACCTCTTCCCTGCTTACATAGATCTTCGCATTAGGGAACGAACGGAGCTCTCCGGAATGATCGTTATGCTTATGCGTAAGCAATATCCTGGTCACCTGCTCCGGCCTGTATCCCAGAGCTTTGAATGCATCCATATAGCTGCAGATGTCCTTCCCCGTGAAGAGGGCGCTTTTCTCGTCAGGCACTTCTTCGGGAGTTCCGGCAGGAATCCCGGTATCTACCAGAATGACTTCCTCGCCCGTGTCGATAAGATAGTTCTGTAGGCTTCCGCGATATCTTATGTTGGGGTCGAAGGATTCCTGTGATTCTCCGCCCATCACGAATGGCTGTGTGTAGAACCCGTCCTTTCTGAATTTCACTGCTTTGATTATCATTGCTTATCCCGGTGCTGTACGCTGTCATATGATAAGGTCATATCTTCATAGGGAAACGCATCCGATGCGAGATTTCTTCCTGGCAACCAGCAGAAGGATCGCAATCTATCTGATCAATTCCTGGCATAGTCCTTCTTTGGCCGGGCAACATCGCTGTCTGCCACAGGCTCATCGGGCTGCTGGAGAGCGTTCCCGCAGAACTGGCATATCGAGAAAGGGTTCAGGCCGGAGTCCCGGCCGCACACTGGGCACTTCATATTTCGTTCGAGGTCGCGAGGGTATTTGACTGGTTCGAGGGGTGGGCCGAAAGTGAATCTGCAACGCTAAAATCGGATCGAGACGACGGATGACCTTACAACAGCCTGCTGGTATGTGACGATGAAGATAGAATTACTGACGAATCATCTGTCATCGATCCGTGTGTTCTTTCTCTTTCCGGCCTGAGCTGTCGCATCCACCGTCATGTCGACGAGGCGATCCATCGGAATCTCCGAGAAATCCCCGCGCATGTAAGTGGTGAGCTTCTCGAAGGCTGGGCGCATGTATCTTTCCGGGATGGAGTCCGGACCTCTCGAGATTCCAATGACTGGCATCAGGGCGCCGGCGTTGCAGTCCGCGTCCAGGCCGCACATGGTTGCTATATGGAGCGTCTCGGCGAAGTCCCCTTTGCCGTAGCATGCGGCGATGACCAGGCAGCATGCGTTCGGATAAGCGTGGATCCAGTTGTACTCATTGTACCTGTCTTCGCATTCGGAAAGTGCATCGCGCCAGTTCCTGTGCTTATGGCTGCAGCCCCATGCGAACTCGACGACCGAGCGGTACTCGCAGTCTGCGGGGATCATGTCGATCGCCGTCCTCACGATCTTCTCGACGTCGGTCTCGACGAAGCTCAGCGACGTCATCACGGAGACGAACACCTCTCCGAAGATACCGTTGTTGGCATGCGACACCGAGGCGTCCTTCCACGCCAGTATTGCTGCCGTGCGGGGGTCTCCGGGCGCCACCATGCCGCATATGCCGCCGCGCATCTGCGCTCCTATCCACTCGCAGAAGGGGTTCCTATAGGTCCCGCTTTCCGGCGGCAATATGCCGTTCTTTATGTTCCTGATCGCAATCTCCTCGGCGGACCATCCGCCTGGTATGAGCCCGACCCAGGACAGCGCGATGTCCTCAGGTGTGACGTCGTATCCTTTCTCTTGGAACGCTTCCAGGAACGCCAGCTCGTAGGTCGTGTCGTCGTTGTAGGTGTTGGGCTCCGTCAGGAAATCGTAGACTTCTCCGAACGCATCCAGCAGTTTCCCGCTGGGATAGCCTTCGACCATCGTGCCCATCGCCCCGCCGATAAGCTGGCTCAGCCATCCCGCGTATTCCTTCTCGCGGAAGGACTTGCTCTTGGCATCCACCGGGACTGCTTCCGGGAATTCTACGGATCCGAGATAATCATCCAGGGTCGAGTAGCAGCGATATTTCCAGTAGCCGGATTCTGGATTTTTCTTTGCTGCGGCGAGTTCGCGGCGGAGCAATGCGGACATCATGTGGAGCCTGCGGAAGTCCCTTTTAGAATACGCTTCCAGGCCTTCGGCGAGATAGCGGTACCCGTCGTCGGACACAAGGTATCCGCGGTTCTCGAGCGACTGTACCGCGGCGACCATGATGCTCTCGGGGGCGCCGCTCCCGGGGACATTGCTCCCCCAATCCAGAGATATGCTCTGGTCGTGGAATGCGCCCACGTCGATGTACATCCCCCAGGTCTGCTCCTCGGAAGGGCGGACGTTCGGCTGCGACTCCTCGAAGATTTTTCTGGCCATCTCCCAAGCTCTGGCCCCTTTCCTGTCCATGATGCGATCCTCTGCGACATGCGCGCCATCGCGAAGCCAGTTTACAATTCTTCCGAAATGGCGAAGGCTTCTGCAGATATAACATGCGGTTTCGTCGCAGGGCTTCTATCATTTTTTCTGAGGAGCATCGGCCGTTTTCTGTTCGAGGTCTTCCGCAGGGTAGGGACCACTGTTGCCATGGTCGGGGCCTCCGGCATGGTGAAGGGTTTCATCAGCGACATGGCCGAAGGCGGGAACTATGGGTTCCTCGGATTCAAAGGCGAGAACCTCGGGTCTGGAAGCGAGCCCGACTACGAACTCATCAAGAGCCTGAACACCAGATACAGCTCGACCGGAGGCGTAACCCTCATCGCAGATGCGACCGGGGCCGCCGCAAACCTCGAGGAAAAGGTGGGCTCTGGGATCGACGTCGTCCGCGTGCCTGTGACCGAGATGGGAAAGTCCGAGAACGGTGTCGTCACCCTCGGGTATCTCTTGGCATACAAGAACGCCAACCACGACCAGATCATAAAGAAGCTGGATTCCTGGATCGAATGGAACGACTCCGCGAAGGCGAAGATCGAGGCGGCCGTCGCGAAGATTCCCGAGTCCGACAAGAAGAGCTGCATCATCGCGATGTGGAATGCGTCGGCTGCGTCCGCCACGGTGAATGTCCGCGCACATAACGCTTCCGAGAACGTTTATACCAATGAGTGCGGAGGAAAGAATCTTGTCACCGACAGCGGCGGAAGCTACGCCATGAGCGACTTCAACGAGTACATCCTGACTGTGGATTTGGACATCACGTTCATCATGCAGCAGGAAGTCTATCTGCTGAAGAATAAGATCTCCGCTCAGACAACCTACGACGGGTTCATGTCCCAGCTCACCAAGAACTATGCCGGCAAGGTCGGGATGTTCAGCCAGTTCTTCGGGACCGGCCCCGGGTACATCCTGTCGATGATGTACTACGCCCAGGCGCTCGTACCCGAGCTGAAGGGAGCTTTCGATCTCCAGAAGGAGTACGAATTCTTCATGGGAGAGCTTGTCGGCAACAAGGAGCTGGCGAAGCTCACGGCGTTCGTCGAGATGAACTGATTCCGATTTTATGAAACCGTTTACCCGGCTGATGCCGGGGATTCTTCCCTATTTCAAAGATCTAAAGCTGTCGCTTGTCAGAGACGAATTCATGCATTGATTACAGTAATGGGCCCGCGTCACGATTCTGTCCGTATGTCTGGCCGTCATTTCTATTCCGAGAAAATTATACATGCAACAATTTCTCGGAATGGCGATGATCATTGTTCAGGAGACAGTCGGCGCCTTCCCCTATGCGTTCTCATATGCTCCGCGATGGAGCGAATGCTGTCCCTGTCCACGGCGTCTCTTGTCAGCGATTCCATTTTGTATCTTTTCCTGATGTGCTCCAGCCTTTCATCCAGAGCATCGTTCTGCTCCACAGCGCCCATCAGAGCGTCCAGCGTGGTCTGTCTGGGATCCGGCCTGGTCAGGTTCAATACGCTCACTCCCATGCGCCTTACGGGGTGGAAAGGCATCCCGTCGAAGATGGACATGGCAGTCTCATGCAGCTCTATCGGGTCCCTGCACATCTTAATGTTCCTGTTGGATACGAATTGGGACCTGTCGCTGTAAGCTCCCTGGACCCCCACTCCGTTCCCCAGCTTGCCATGCTTTTCCAGGATGTTCCCTATGTCGACGCATATGAGAAATGTCACGTCGGACAGGAGCCAATAGTCATCGATGTCTTTGAGGAATGTCAGGCTCCTGCTGATGGACTTGGCGTCCTCCGGGCTGCGCGGGGTGACGGTTCTCTCGTCTATGCCGTCCGCCAGATCTATGATTCTCCGCGCTTTGGGCCCGAGGATGTTGGCCACTTCCGTCCTGTTTTCGCGGACGTCCCTTACGGTTCTGATCCCGGCGGACAGAAGCTTCTCCGACGTTCTGGGTCCGATGGAGTTGACCTCGCTGATATCGCGATTCTCCATGAGCTCCACGAACTCCTGCGGAGAAAAGATCTCGAAGTACCCGTTGGGTTTCATCTCCTCGCTGCCGGTCTTGGCGGAGACCATGTTGTATCCGAGCCCGACGGAGCACCCCATGCCCATCTCCTCCAGGATGCGCCTCTGAATCTCATGGGCGAAACGTCTGGCCTCGTTCAGGTCTTGGGCGGTGTCGGTGACATCGAGATAGGCTTCGTCCAGCATTACAGGCTCCATGACGTCCGTGTATTCGGACCACAGTCTGTGTAGCTCTTCCGTGACCGCGCGGTACTTCTTCATGTCGCCGTTTATGAACACTGCGGAGGGGCAGATGCGCTTGGCTTCCGCGAGGGATATGCCGGAATGCAGCCCCAATTCTCTGGCAGGATAATTGCACGTTCCGACGACCTGGATCTGGTCCGCCGGGGAGAGCACTGCTACCGGTCTGTTCTTCAGAGAGGGGTCGTCCCTCATCTCCACCGATGCGAAGTAGCAGTCCATGTCAACGTGGATGATGATCCGGTCCATGCGATTCCCCAGTATGTCGCTCGGATTGGAGGTGCATTCTGATATATGTTGGGGTATGGGCCGAGGATATTTTTTGGGACAAATAGAGCGAAGATTAGGGCAGCCGACGCTCTGTTCTGCTCCGATCTAAATTAGGCG includes these proteins:
- a CDS encoding MBL fold metallo-hydrolase, with product MIIKAVKFRKDGFYTQPFVMGGESQESFDPNIRYRGSLQNYLIDTGEEVILVDTGIPAGTPEEVPDEKSALFTGKDICSYMDAFKALGYRPEQVTRILLTHKHNDHSGELRSFPNAKIYVSREEVGSPELRGIPNIIPVDFTDGAYYNFPECQKIIEGIYYIKAKGHTDGNSLIIAENDGLFYMFEGDITYVDEALYENRLSAVFEDLQAARETLDRVREFVGAHPTVYMGTHTPQGYENLESKRVIDLGNPVETVLAEVDFSEKKGSGKYVCSVCGHVYDPAENGGIAFEDLPDNWRCPRCGQPKSKFNKT
- the dinB gene encoding DNA polymerase IV, which encodes MDRIIIHVDMDCYFASVEMRDDPSLKNRPVAVLSPADQIQVVGTCNYPARELGLHSGISLAEAKRICPSAVFINGDMKKYRAVTEELHRLWSEYTDVMEPVMLDEAYLDVTDTAQDLNEARRFAHEIQRRILEEMGMGCSVGLGYNMVSAKTGSEEMKPNGYFEIFSPQEFVELMENRDISEVNSIGPRTSEKLLSAGIRTVRDVRENRTEVANILGPKARRIIDLADGIDERTVTPRSPEDAKSISRSLTFLKDIDDYWLLSDVTFLICVDIGNILEKHGKLGNGVGVQGAYSDRSQFVSNRNIKMCRDPIELHETAMSIFDGMPFHPVRRMGVSVLNLTRPDPRQTTLDALMGAVEQNDALDERLEHIRKRYKMESLTRDAVDRDSIRSIAEHMRTHRGRRRLSPEQ
- a CDS encoding ADP-ribosylglycohydrolase family protein translates to MDRKGARAWEMARKIFEESQPNVRPSEEQTWGMYIDVGAFHDQSISLDWGSNVPGSGAPESIMVAAVQSLENRGYLVSDDGYRYLAEGLEAYSKRDFRRLHMMSALLRRELAAAKKNPESGYWKYRCYSTLDDYLGSVEFPEAVPVDAKSKSFREKEYAGWLSQLIGGAMGTMVEGYPSGKLLDAFGEVYDFLTEPNTYNDDTTYELAFLEAFQEKGYDVTPEDIALSWVGLIPGGWSAEEIAIRNIKNGILPPESGTYRNPFCEWIGAQMRGGICGMVAPGDPRTAAILAWKDASVSHANNGIFGEVFVSVMTSLSFVETDVEKIVRTAIDMIPADCEYRSVVEFAWGCSHKHRNWRDALSECEDRYNEYNWIHAYPNACCLVIAACYGKGDFAETLHIATMCGLDADCNAGALMPVIGISRGPDSIPERYMRPAFEKLTTYMRGDFSEIPMDRLVDMTVDATAQAGKRKNTRIDDR
- a CDS encoding ABC transporter substrate-binding protein, with amino-acid sequence MRAIAKPVYNSSEMAKASADITCGFVAGLLSFFLRSIGRFLFEVFRRVGTTVAMVGASGMVKGFISDMAEGGNYGFLGFKGENLGSGSEPDYELIKSLNTRYSSTGGVTLIADATGAAANLEEKVGSGIDVVRVPVTEMGKSENGVVTLGYLLAYKNANHDQIIKKLDSWIEWNDSAKAKIEAAVAKIPESDKKSCIIAMWNASAASATVNVRAHNASENVYTNECGGKNLVTDSGGSYAMSDFNEYILTVDLDITFIMQQEVYLLKNKISAQTTYDGFMSQLTKNYAGKVGMFSQFFGTGPGYILSMMYYAQALVPELKGAFDLQKEYEFFMGELVGNKELAKLTAFVEMN